The nucleotide sequence TGATTTACTCATACCTTAACTCATGCTTGAGAAACCTAGCTGGGGTCTTTGGATGTAGTAGGACAGAAGGTAGAAGTTCTGATGGCGTGTGAAATGCAATGGTTTTGTCTGCTACGTAGAGTTATTATGATTCAGCAATATAATCTTCCAGGCCTTTTAGAAGGTTTAGGAATTCAAGTAATTTGTTCTGGCTTGGCATCTAATCCATGAATTGGCATTTTTAGAGGGAAAGCATGAGTGTTGGAAAAGAGTTGAGTTATCAAGGTTCAGCAGTGTAATCTTCCAGGCCTTCTGGAAGGTGTAGGAATTCAAGCAATTTGTTCTGGCTCGGCATCTAATCCATGAATTGGCATTTTTTGAGGGAAAACATGAGTGTTGGAGAAGAGTTGAGTTATCATGGTTGTAATCTTCAAGGCCTTCTCAAAGGTGTAGGAATTAAAGCAAATTTGTTCTGGCTTGGTATGTAAAATCCATAATTAGCATTTCGGGAGAGAAAACATGAGGGTTGGAAAAGAAATCCATATTTGTCTTACAGCGGCACTTTTTTACTTTCAGGTCTAGTGTGAACAAGTTTGCTGTTCATTTTATCAGTGTTGGGTTGGTATTCTGATCCTCATCCTTTCCATGTTAAGCAGGTTGAGGAGATCCCAGATAGCTTCCCCTTCAAAATCACCGACAACAAGGGGCTTAATGACATCACTCTTACAAGAACTTACCAGGGTGAGAAGATCGAGGTTCTGGTTTCCATGCCCAACCTAGTCACTGGAGACGAGCCGGAGCATGACCAGGACGAGGATGACAAGGAGAAAGACGATGATCAGGATGACGGCGAGAAGCCCCCGAAATCCAGCCTTCCCCTCACAGTCACCATCACCAAGAGCGACGGCCCAAGCCTCGAGTTCACCTGCACCGCCTATCCTGATGAGATCCTCATCGATACCTTGTCCGTAAAGCAGCCCTCTGAGAAATTGGAAGAGGACTACATTGCATACGAGGGTCCTGACTTCAAGTAAGAACACAAACCATAGCTTGGCCATTTTAATTTCTTGGGTAACTGAATGCGCTTATCCGTCGCTGCTTGCTGATGTTGTATGCTTGGTCTTTGTGACGTGCAGTGACCTGGACGAGAACCTGCAGAGGGCATTCCACAAGTACCTGGAGCTGCGCGGGATCACGCCCATGACGACAAACTTCCTGCACGAGTACATGATCAACAAGGACAGCCGGGAGTACCTGTTTTGGCTCAACAAGCTCAAGGATTTCGTCAAGCAGTAATCTAGAGATTGCAAGTTATGATCCCTAGCATAAAGACGAGCCAATGTGCTTTGCACATCCTGTTCTGAGACCTTCGGGCTTCGGAACTCAAAACTGCTCCGTGTTTAGTATATGATGACGATGTGTATGCTTACCATCGTGTTTTAGATTGCTTTTTTGGCAGCATGGAAACAACCGGTGGAAAACCTTGGGTAGGGCttcagatactccctccgttcctaaatacttgtctttcggcattttaacaagtgactacatacggagcaaaatgagtgaatctacactctaaaatatgtctacatgcatccgtatgtagtagttatttgaaatgtctagaaaggaacggagggagtagaatactTCGTTCGGTAGTGTGCTATTCTTTTCTGAAAATAGTAATTATGCTCTGTACGCGTGAAGGTTTCAACGGTGTTTCGTCTGGGTGAAGTTTGAAGCATATGCTTAATgtttgcctgcctgcctgcctatcATCTTATCTCACGTAGTGTTTCACTGAATTGAGGTGAAGTAGTGTAAATAAATGTGTAGGCTCCAGCTAGGCTGTCGAGGCGAACAAGGTAGTGCCTGCACTTCTGAGCAAGTTCATCGTCCCGAAGAAGAAAATATTAGGGAGTGCATGTAGAACAGCCGATGTCCGGTCAGACGGAGTCGAGGAATACAAACCTCGCATGCTCCCTGAGGAGGCTGAGGCTGGCCAACCTTTGGCCATGAGAACCAGAGCGAAAGGATAAAGACGCACTACCATGTTGTCCGTTCGGCAAGACAATACTGTTGAGACAAACTTATTGAAGAAAAGGCCGGGCCCAGAAAACCAGATCCAAAGACACATCATCTTTAACACACCTCCCAGCAACACGAAGAAGCACCGCCGAA is from Triticum aestivum cultivar Chinese Spring chromosome 3A, IWGSC CS RefSeq v2.1, whole genome shotgun sequence and encodes:
- the LOC123060053 gene encoding uncharacterized protein At2g39795, mitochondrial, which encodes MALFAAARRAASSSLPLIRASASASRGAASRGAALLRPLAAAAARPMPFSSATALKPSSDDELLRIVKAEIKFAEDCDDHDRVEEIPDSFPFKITDNKGLNDITLTRTYQGEKIEVLVSMPNLVTGDEPEHDQDEDDKEKDDDQDDGEKPPKSSLPLTVTITKSDGPSLEFTCTAYPDEILIDTLSVKQPSEKLEEDYIAYEGPDFNDLDENLQRAFHKYLELRGITPMTTNFLHEYMINKDSREYLFWLNKLKDFVKQ